The following coding sequences are from one Vicia villosa cultivar HV-30 ecotype Madison, WI unplaced genomic scaffold, Vvil1.0 ctg.005981F_1_1, whole genome shotgun sequence window:
- the LOC131642872 gene encoding glycerophosphodiester phosphodiesterase GDPDL7-like — MDVMTTFLNGDLEEEIYMDQPEGFVIHGQENKICKLDKSIYVLKQAPKKWHEKFDNLMISNGYKVNESDKCIHYKYENRICTIIRLYVDDQLIFGSNIQTINDVKSLLNNNFDMKYLEEASVILGINITRSKKGISLGQSHYMDKIFKKYNYFDCKPTCTSHDPSVKLFKNIDASVRQREYVCIISSLRYATGCSRPRHSICHRIVNTLSDDSKATSGYTFSIAGGAISWKSKKQTILAQSTMEPKMIALVNASEEKNNKMLRSLFLVLMLVRATLPIAPQIPVPAKKWSTLSGNEPLVIARGGFTGLFPEGSSEAIGISKEISIFLCNVQFTKDAGAFCVTGVKLDNTTTIAMFDANEKTYNINGNDVRGHFMVDYTAAQINHNVSMNQAIFSRPSFYDGVSPVLNVDGILSSKTPPRLWLNFQYEEFYNQHGVKLVDEVLEMLRLYTIDFVSSPEIGFLRSINGKVRTKTKFVFQFLNASDVEPTTNQPYDTIVKDLAAIKSYASGIMVPKEYIWPVKPDKYLGPLTTLVSDAHKQGLEVYASGFANDFFSSYDYNYDPTAEYLQFIAKDESVDGLVTDFPSTASNSIACFALNNTLPKKGQPLIISNNGASGVYPGSTDLAYQQAIDDGADIIDCSVQMTKDGISFCSNTADLMADTTAMTKFMSRISNIPEIQTNSGIFSFDLTWNEVQSLQPQISSPLGSDFQRNPANKNSGKFVMLSEFLELAKDKAVTGILINIENAAYLASNKGLDIVGTVSTALSNATFDKQATQQVLIQSDDSSVLSKYKDIPSYKRVLLVENIIGNAPKESVDEIKKYAEAVNLRKTSVFKASGSLLTGMTNVVKEMKDANLTVFVRTLRNEFISLAFDYWSDPNVEIATYIHSAKVDGIVTDFPATTSRYLRSPCSDLNNVATILPAKAGELESTVSPTLMPPAEAPLPPLEVGNIVDPPLPAVTNDNPPATPSSPPPSRAYANAANLGLSLVAIIVLVINLTL; from the exons atggatgttatGACAACTTTTTTAAATGGTGACTTGGAAGAAGAAATTTATATGGACCAACCGGAAGGGTTTGTGATTCATGGGCAAGAAAATAAGATTTGTAAATTAGATAAGTCTATATATGTTCTAAAACAAGCTCCAAAGAAATGGCATGAgaagtttgataacttaatgatatcgaatGGGTACAAAGTGAATGAGAGTGACAAATGCATTCATTATAAATATGAGAATCGCATATGCACTATCATACGTCTCTATGTAGACGATCaactcatatttggatcaaataTTCAAACTATTAATGATGTGAAATCATTGTTGAacaacaactttgatatgaaatACCTCGAAGAAGCGAGTGTGATTCTAGGAATCAATATCACTAGATCCAAAAAAGGAATTTCTTTGGGTCAATCTCATTATATGGACAAGATTTTCAAGAAGTATAATTACTTTGACTGTAAACCCACTTGCACATCACACGATCCAAGTGTAAAACTGTTTAAGAACATTGATGCTAGTGTTAGACAAAGGGAATATGTGTGCATTATTAGTAGTCTTAGGTATGCCACTGGTTGTAGTAGACCTCGACATTCTATATGTCATAGGATTGTT AATACCTTATCAGATGATTCTAAAGCAACTAGTGGCTATACATTTAGTATAGCTGGAGGGGCTatatcttggaaatcaaagaaacagactATCTTGGCTCAATCCACGATGGAGCCTAAGATGATAGCATTAGTGAATGCTAGTGAAGAA AAAAATAACAAAATGTTAAGAAGCTTGTTTCTTGTTTTGATGTTGGTCCGTGCAACATTACCTATTGCTCCTCAAATTCCTGTCCCTGCCAAAAAATGGTCAACATTAAGTG GTAACGAGCCGCTTGTAATAGCACGCGGAGGATTCACGGGTCTATTTCCAGAAGGAAGTTCAGAAGCAATCGGCATATCGAAGGAGATAAGCATTTTTCTTTGTAATGTTCAGTTTACAAAAGATGCTGGTGCCTTTTGTGTCACAGGAGTTAAACTCGACAATACAACGACTATAGCAATGTTTGATGCAAATGAGAAAACCTATAACATTAATGGAAATGATGTGCGAGGACACTTCATGGTGGATTacactgctgctcagattaaccACAACGTGTCGA TGAATCAGGCTATTTTTTCTCGTCCGAGTTTCTACGATGGTGTGTCTCCAGTACTCAATGTTGATGGTATTCTAAGTAGCAAAACTCCACCAAGGCTCTGGTTGAACTTCCAG TACGAAGAGTTTTATAACCAACACGGCGTAAAACTAGTTGATGAAGTACtagaaatgttgagactttaTACTATAGACTTTGTTTCATCTCCTGAGATAGGTTTCTTAAGAAGCATCAACGGGAAAGTTAGGACGAAAACAAAGTTCGTTTTTCAATTTCTTAACGCGAGTGATGTCGAACCAACAACGAATCAACCATATGACACCATTGTGAAGGATCTTGCAGCAATCAAGTCATATGCATCTGGTATAATGGTACCAAAAGAATACATATGGCCAGTTAAACCAGACAAATACTTGGGGCCTCTGACAACCCTAGTATCTGATGCACACAAACAAGGACTAGAAGTGTATGCTTCTGGTTTTGCTAATGATTTCTTTTCAAGTTATGATTATAACTATGATCCTACTGCCGAATACCTACAATTTATAGCAAAAGACGAATCTGTTGATGGTCTTGTTACTGATTTTCCTTCTACCGCATCAAATTCCATAG cATGCTTTGCACTCAACAATACACTGCCGAAAAAAG GACAACCTTTGATCATAAGCAATAACGGAGCAAGTGGCGTTTATCCAGGTTCCACCGATCTTGCTTATCAACAAGCAATAGACGATGGAGCTGACATTATAGATTGCTCAGTTCAAATGACAAAAGACGGAATTTCATTCTGCTCAAATACAGCAGACCTAATGGCAGATACAACTGCTATGACTAAATTCATGTCGCGAATTTCCAATATTCCAGAAATTCAAACAAATAGTGGAATTTTCTCCTTCGATCTCACGTGGAACGAGGTCCAAAGCTTGCAAC CTCAAATTTCTAGCCCTCTTGGCAGTGACTTCCAAAGAAATCCAGCAAACAAGAACAGTGGTAAATTTGTTATGCTCTCGGAATTTCTGGAGTTGGCTAAGGATAAGGCAGTTACTGGAATTTTAATTAACATAGAG AATGCTGCTTACCTTGCATCAAACAAAGGACTTGACATTGTTGGTACCGTAAGCACTGCCTTAAGCAATGCGACATTTGACAAGCAAGCGACGCAGCAAGTTCTGATTCAATCGGATGATAGCTCGGTGTTATCCAAGTATAAAGACATTCCATCTTACAAAAGAGTGTTGTTAGTTGAAAACATAATAGGCAACGCGCCTAAGGAGAGTGTGGATGAAATAAAGAAGTATGCAGAAGCGGTGAATCTTCGAAAAACATCTGTTTTTAAAGCATCTGGTTCCCTTTTAACAGGAATGACTAATGTTGTTAAAGAGATGAAAGATGCAAACCTGACAGTGTTTGTTCGTACTCTAAGAAACGAGTTCATATCTTTGGCTTTTGATTATTGGTCAGACCCTAATGTTGAGATTGCTACTTACATCCATTCTGCTAAAGTTGATGGAATAGTCACCGATTTTCCAGCCACTACGAGTCGATACCTCA GAAGTCCATGTAGTGATCTCAACAATGTAGCCACCATCTTACCAGCTAAGGCAGGTGAACTAGAAAGTACTGTTTCACCAACATTAATGCCACCAGCAGAAGCACCACTTCCTCCTCTTGAGGTTGGTAACATTGTTGATCCACCTCTTCCTGCAGTGACTAATGATAATCCTCCTGCTACACCTTCTTCACCACCTCCTTCACGTGCTTATGCAAATGCAGCTAATCTTGGTCTCTCCCTAGTTGCAATCATAGTGCTTGTCATCAATCTTACTTTGTGA